The Streptosporangiales bacterium genome contains a region encoding:
- a CDS encoding TrkA family potassium uptake protein — protein sequence MRRDPVVVVGLGRFGSALAVELARRGTEVLALDQRPEVVQRMAEQLTHVVTLDSTDIEALRQVDAAEYNRAVVAIGSDIEASILTTSMLVELEIDHIWAKAITLQHGRILERIGAHHVVFPEHDMGERVAHLVHARLLDYVEIGDNFAMVKATPPQDLVGVPLGEARLLAKHRVKVVAVKAEHDTDFEHATADTVVKYGDVIAAVGKVDDVERFAAAI from the coding sequence ATGAGGAGGGACCCGGTCGTGGTCGTCGGCCTGGGTCGGTTCGGCAGCGCGCTCGCCGTCGAGCTGGCGCGCCGGGGCACGGAGGTGCTGGCACTTGACCAGCGGCCGGAGGTCGTACAGCGGATGGCTGAGCAACTCACCCACGTGGTGACGCTCGACTCGACCGACATCGAAGCACTGCGGCAGGTCGACGCAGCGGAGTACAACCGCGCCGTGGTGGCCATCGGCAGCGACATCGAGGCCAGCATCCTGACCACGTCGATGCTGGTCGAGCTGGAGATCGACCACATCTGGGCGAAGGCCATCACGCTCCAGCACGGCCGGATCCTCGAGCGGATCGGTGCCCACCACGTGGTGTTCCCCGAACACGACATGGGCGAACGGGTGGCGCACCTGGTGCACGCGCGCCTGCTCGACTACGTCGAGATCGGTGACAACTTCGCGATGGTCAAGGCGACCCCGCCGCAGGACCTGGTGGGCGTGCCGCTCGGCGAGGCCCGACTGCTGGCCAAGCACCGGGTGAAGGTGGTGGCCGTCAAGGCTGAGCACGACACCGACTTCGAGCACGCCACCGCGGACACCGTGGTCAAGTACGGTGATGTGATCGCCGCGGTGGGCAAGGTCGACGACGTGGAGCGCTTCGCCGCCGCCATCTGA
- a CDS encoding MFS transporter — protein MTTQALPTQQRRRGRVLENWNPEDPDFWAREGSKVANRNLLASIFSEHLGFSIWTLWSVLVLFMTPENGFTIDVAAKFLLTSVIALVGAVMRVPYTLAVPRFGGRNWTVSNTFILLVPTAAAAYLITQPGSPYWAFLLAGIVAGFGGANFSSSMTNINQFFPERRKGWALGLNAGGGNIGVAAIQVVGLVVIAVFGTAHPEYLPYFYLPLVLLAALVAIRYMDNIAGTKADARKQFAVMKDKHSWVMSFLYIGTFGSFIGYSFAFGLVLQNQFNRTPVEAMAVTFLGPLLGSLSRPVGGWLSDKIGGAKVTCWNFGAMIAGVGVILLASAQDSLGVFTTGFIVLFVLTGVGNGSTYKMIPSIFAAQAQDRIAAGSDPEDARKWARLNSGSLIGLCGAIGAVGGVLINLAFRQSFLSVGSGSPAFVAFLIFYAVCMVTTFAVYLRRPA, from the coding sequence ATGACTACTCAGGCACTGCCCACCCAGCAACGGCGGCGTGGCCGTGTGCTCGAGAACTGGAACCCCGAAGACCCGGACTTCTGGGCGCGCGAAGGCAGCAAAGTTGCGAACAGGAACCTGCTGGCGTCGATCTTCTCCGAGCACCTCGGCTTCTCCATCTGGACGCTGTGGTCGGTGCTCGTGCTGTTCATGACACCGGAGAACGGCTTCACCATCGATGTCGCAGCAAAGTTCCTGCTCACCTCGGTCATCGCGCTCGTGGGCGCCGTGATGCGGGTGCCGTACACGCTGGCCGTACCGAGGTTCGGCGGCCGCAACTGGACGGTCTCGAACACGTTCATCCTGCTCGTCCCGACGGCCGCCGCGGCGTACCTGATCACCCAGCCTGGCTCGCCGTACTGGGCGTTCCTCTTGGCAGGCATCGTCGCGGGCTTCGGCGGGGCGAACTTCTCGTCCTCCATGACGAACATCAACCAGTTCTTCCCAGAACGCCGCAAGGGCTGGGCGCTCGGCCTCAACGCAGGTGGCGGGAACATCGGGGTCGCGGCCATCCAGGTCGTCGGCCTGGTCGTCATCGCCGTCTTCGGTACGGCGCACCCGGAGTACCTGCCTTACTTCTACCTGCCGCTGGTGTTGCTCGCCGCGCTGGTGGCGATCCGTTACATGGACAACATCGCCGGTACGAAGGCGGACGCGCGCAAGCAGTTCGCGGTGATGAAGGACAAGCACAGCTGGGTGATGTCGTTCCTGTACATCGGTACGTTCGGCTCGTTCATCGGGTACAGCTTCGCGTTCGGGCTGGTGCTGCAGAACCAGTTCAACCGCACGCCGGTCGAGGCGATGGCCGTCACCTTCCTCGGCCCGCTGCTCGGTTCGCTGTCGCGCCCGGTCGGTGGCTGGCTGTCGGACAAGATCGGTGGCGCGAAGGTCACCTGCTGGAACTTCGGCGCCATGATCGCCGGCGTCGGCGTGATCCTGCTGGCGTCCGCGCAGGACTCCCTCGGCGTGTTCACCACCGGCTTCATCGTGCTGTTCGTGCTCACCGGCGTCGGCAACGGCTCGACGTACAAAATGATCCCTTCGATCTTCGCGGCGCAGGCCCAGGACCGGATCGCCGCGGGCAGTGACCCGGAGGACGCGCGAAAGTGGGCGCGGCTCAACTCCGGTTCGCTGATCGGTCTCTGCGGTGCGATCGGGGCCGTCGGCGGGGTGCTGATCAACCTGGCCTTCCGGCAGTCGTTCCTCAGCGTCGGCTCGGGCTCGCCCGCGTTCGTGGCCTTCCTCATCTTCTACGCGGTGTGTATGGTCACCACGTTCGCCGTCTACCTCAGGCGTCCGGCTTGA